A stretch of Nilaparvata lugens isolate BPH chromosome 12, ASM1435652v1, whole genome shotgun sequence DNA encodes these proteins:
- the LOC111057123 gene encoding uncharacterized protein LOC111057123 gives MEKLIFFVLLCSSLVTVNSQEVTVPDTPGTSPGYGSGLWSYLTGSGSSNPPVTPSLPQEVTTSLPQQIPSLPSQVTGLTGFSSFFNQIPLLNTTLLKIIASYTSCTQTNTNCNPNCTLNALKQLIDLICFILKFLGY, from the exons ATGGAGaaactaatattttttgtgttactTTGTTCATCTTTGGTAACAGTTAACTCACAAGAAGTAACCGTTCCAGATACTCCAGGAACCTCTCCAGGTTATGGTAGTGGTT TGTGGTCCTATCTAACAGGCAGTGGTAGCAGCAACCCTCCAGTAACGCCTTCACTTCCCCAAGAGGTGACCACATCACTTCCCCAACAGATACCATCTCTTCCCTCGCAAGTGACAGGCTTGACtggattttcttcatttttcaacCAGATTCCTCTATTGAATACCACTCTCTTGAAAATCATTGCCAGCTATACGAGTTGTACACAAACCAACACTAACTGTAACCCCAATTGCACCCTCAATGCTTTGAAACAgcttattgatttgatttgtttcattttgaaGTTTCTAGGTTATTAG